In Halobacterium sp. R2-5, the following are encoded in one genomic region:
- a CDS encoding DolP-mannose mannosyltransferase has translation MPGFDDWAPESHATLQRRIADDWRRLLVAGAAGLVVAATAIKFASEPFHVNRDSALFQHAGWYILEGATLYVDIWDLKPPLVYAVTTLLAFLTGGNMALLHVVSVAVAVAAVTGGVVLTGFTVHSLTDDGFAAVTAGFSMFVLTSVYAFPYAGIRPKYFAFLCAAAALSLAVEDRPLAAGTAAALGAGFWQLGGGVAALVVAMALQRGGVTAAVRTVTGGLAVAALTVLPFVLTGTAIPLFVEVVLAPVYGVERYTVPGRALAFVAELGPGVFLVPVAAYGWWRGVRAEWRTYWWVAAGGLSYLFQIFLEFQGAIELILLFLFLALGVGVLAARARTPSGRSLVAAAVVVLVVTSLYWNASPVTPVRDEVEEARDQFGVSAYEDLPADPPGSPSMREIYWNKLQPENCHYRLGDKQKYFETATGGSIEKERCGQWPFDEPPRSWLVDAVVP, from the coding sequence ATGCCGGGCTTCGACGACTGGGCTCCCGAGTCGCACGCGACGCTCCAGCGCCGAATCGCCGACGACTGGCGGCGGCTGCTCGTCGCCGGCGCGGCCGGCCTCGTGGTCGCCGCGACCGCAATCAAGTTCGCGAGCGAGCCGTTCCACGTCAACCGGGACTCCGCGCTGTTCCAGCACGCGGGCTGGTACATCCTGGAGGGCGCGACCCTGTACGTCGACATCTGGGACCTGAAGCCGCCGCTCGTCTACGCCGTGACGACCTTGCTCGCGTTCCTCACCGGCGGGAACATGGCGCTGCTGCACGTCGTGAGCGTCGCCGTCGCGGTCGCTGCAGTCACCGGCGGCGTCGTGCTCACGGGGTTCACCGTCCACAGCCTCACGGACGACGGCTTCGCCGCCGTCACCGCCGGATTCTCGATGTTCGTGCTCACGTCGGTGTACGCGTTCCCGTACGCTGGGATCCGCCCGAAGTACTTCGCGTTCCTCTGCGCGGCCGCCGCGCTCTCCCTCGCCGTCGAAGACCGCCCGCTCGCCGCCGGTACCGCCGCGGCGCTGGGCGCGGGCTTCTGGCAGCTCGGCGGCGGCGTCGCCGCGCTCGTCGTCGCGATGGCGCTCCAGCGGGGCGGCGTGACGGCCGCAGTCCGCACCGTCACCGGCGGCCTCGCGGTCGCGGCGCTCACGGTGCTTCCGTTCGTGCTGACTGGAACGGCGATACCGCTGTTCGTGGAGGTCGTGCTCGCGCCCGTCTACGGCGTCGAGCGGTACACGGTCCCCGGCCGGGCGCTCGCGTTCGTCGCCGAACTCGGGCCGGGCGTGTTCCTCGTGCCCGTCGCCGCCTACGGCTGGTGGCGCGGCGTGCGTGCGGAGTGGCGGACGTATTGGTGGGTCGCCGCCGGCGGCCTCAGTTACCTATTCCAGATATTTCTGGAGTTCCAGGGCGCAATCGAGCTGATCCTCCTGTTCCTCTTCCTCGCGCTCGGCGTCGGCGTGCTCGCCGCCCGCGCCCGGACGCCCTCGGGTCGCTCGCTCGTCGCCGCCGCCGTCGTCGTGCTCGTCGTGACGTCGCTGTACTGGAACGCCAGCCCGGTCACGCCCGTCAGGGACGAAGTCGAGGAGGCCCGGGACCAGTTCGGCGTGTCGGCCTACGAGGACCTCCCGGCGGACCCGCCCGGGTCGCCGTCGATGCGGGAAATCTACTGGAACAAGCTGCAGCCCGAGAACTGCCACTACCGGCTCGGAGACAAGCAGAAGTACTTCGAGACGGCGACGGGCGGCTCCATCGAGAAGGAGCGCTGCGGCCAGTGGCCGTTCGACGAACCGCCCCGTTCGTGGCTCGTCGACGCGGTCGTCCCGTGA
- a CDS encoding MaoC family dehydratase, with product MPVASVGDTAESSVHVTEETIEAYAEVSGDDNPIHLDAEYAAETMFGGRVAHGMLSAGVVSAAVGDLPGDVVYVSQEISFEQPVYPGDTVTATAEVVDALGGDRLRLDTTAETEETVVSGEAVVLSLPHDS from the coding sequence ATGCCAGTCGCGTCCGTCGGCGACACCGCCGAGTCGTCCGTCCACGTCACCGAGGAGACCATCGAGGCGTACGCCGAAGTCTCCGGCGACGACAACCCCATCCACCTCGACGCGGAGTACGCCGCCGAGACGATGTTCGGCGGGCGCGTCGCCCACGGGATGCTCTCCGCGGGCGTCGTCAGCGCCGCCGTCGGCGACCTACCCGGCGACGTCGTCTACGTCTCGCAGGAGATCTCCTTCGAGCAGCCCGTCTACCCCGGCGACACCGTCACCGCCACTGCCGAAGTCGTCGACGCGCTCGGCGGCGACAGGCTCCGCCTCGACACCACCGCCGAGACGGAGGAGACGGTCGTCTCCGGCGAAGCCGTCGTGCTCTCGCTCCCCCACGACAGCTGA
- a CDS encoding universal stress protein: MGQHVLVPVDGSAESEAALAYALDELPEASITLIHVLAPLSSYGYGGDEYFDYDSYQEEAQRQRDRGEALLDDHRETVAARGVDVETVLATGKPGREILEAIEAHDVDHVVMGSRGRSGVGRVLFGSVAETVTRRSPVPVTIVR, encoded by the coding sequence ATGGGTCAACACGTCCTCGTCCCGGTCGACGGGTCGGCGGAATCCGAGGCGGCACTCGCGTACGCGCTGGACGAGCTCCCCGAGGCCAGCATCACGCTGATTCACGTGCTCGCGCCGCTGAGCTCGTACGGGTACGGGGGCGACGAGTACTTCGACTACGACAGCTACCAGGAGGAAGCACAGCGACAGCGCGACCGCGGCGAAGCGCTGCTCGACGACCACCGCGAGACGGTCGCGGCGCGCGGCGTCGACGTCGAGACGGTGCTCGCGACCGGGAAGCCCGGCAGGGAGATTCTCGAAGCGATCGAGGCCCACGACGTCGACCACGTCGTCATGGGGAGCCGGGGGCGCTCCGGCGTCGGTCGGGTGCTGTTCGGGAGCGTCGCCGAGACGGTGACCCGCCGGTCGCCCGTCCCAGTCACCATCGTCCGATAG
- a CDS encoding site-2 protease family protein, producing the protein MRSFTVTRIWDIPIRVNTSLLVFLPILAWLIGSGAQIQFYAGLIEGVTGVGFDLSRLEAGNTSWLIGVTAALGLFVSVTLHELGHSWAALRYGIGIESITLWILGGLAALESLPKEWDREFWIAVAGPVTSVLVAAGCYAAVLAVPESLQVTRFVLGYLALTNLLLAGFNLLPAFPMDGGRVLRALLARTRPYGTATRIAARIGVGFAFLFAVVGVLSFNLLLLLLAWFIYGAATTESRTVLLDELLEGITVGDIMTRDPATVSADVSVAELGRRLLSDRQTLHLVTDSTGTARGVVALDDLRKVPERERDTTRVDEVMRDVPSVEPSADAFDTLALLQQSGGTTALVEENGELVGVLSQSDYADALTIRRGFQSTVTG; encoded by the coding sequence ATGCGGAGTTTCACCGTCACCCGGATCTGGGACATCCCGATTCGCGTCAACACGTCGCTGCTCGTCTTCCTCCCGATTCTCGCGTGGCTCATCGGGAGCGGCGCGCAGATCCAGTTCTACGCCGGCCTCATCGAGGGCGTCACGGGCGTCGGCTTCGACCTCTCGCGGCTCGAAGCCGGGAACACCTCGTGGCTCATCGGCGTCACCGCCGCACTCGGCCTGTTCGTCAGCGTCACGCTCCACGAACTCGGGCACTCGTGGGCGGCGCTGCGGTACGGCATCGGCATCGAGTCCATCACGCTGTGGATCCTCGGCGGGCTCGCGGCCCTGGAGTCGCTGCCGAAGGAGTGGGACCGCGAGTTCTGGATCGCCGTCGCCGGCCCGGTCACGAGCGTGCTGGTCGCCGCCGGCTGTTACGCGGCCGTCCTCGCCGTCCCCGAGTCGCTGCAGGTGACGCGGTTCGTGCTCGGTTACCTCGCGCTCACGAACCTCCTGCTCGCCGGGTTCAACCTCCTGCCCGCGTTCCCGATGGACGGCGGGCGCGTCCTCCGCGCGCTGCTCGCACGCACCCGGCCGTACGGCACCGCGACCCGCATCGCGGCGCGAATCGGCGTCGGGTTCGCGTTCCTGTTCGCCGTCGTCGGCGTGCTCAGCTTCAACCTCCTGCTGTTGCTGCTCGCGTGGTTCATCTACGGCGCCGCCACCACCGAGTCCCGGACCGTGCTCCTCGACGAACTGCTCGAGGGCATCACGGTCGGCGACATCATGACCCGCGACCCCGCGACCGTCTCGGCGGACGTGTCCGTCGCGGAACTGGGCCGGCGGCTCCTCAGCGACCGCCAGACGCTCCACCTCGTCACCGACAGCACGGGAACCGCGCGTGGCGTGGTCGCGCTCGACGACCTCCGGAAAGTCCCCGAGCGCGAGCGCGACACCACCCGCGTCGACGAAGTGATGCGGGACGTCCCGAGCGTCGAGCCGTCCGCGGACGCCTTCGACACGCTCGCGCTGCTGCAGCAGTCTGGCGGGACGACCGCGCTCGTCGAGGAGAACGGCGAGCTCGTCGGCGTGCTCTCGCAGTCGGACTACGCCGACGCGCTGACGATTCGGCGCGGCTTCCAGAGCACCGTCACCGGGTAG
- a CDS encoding DMT family transporter, which yields MNLSHYRNAGLFVLLGVLWGFSFVAIKAGLEALPPVFFAALRFDVAVPLLLAFVAWRYDAVLPRTRADYVGIAVGAATIIAANNGLLFLGQQSITPAAASVMYGLNPILAPAFAFVLLDQRLDPVSLAGIALGLVGVVVIVQPSPETLTAGSTVGQLLVLGAAAAVALGSVVMRRVDATIESIPLTTWAMVGGAGLLHAASLGLGESVSGALVTPTVVYATLVLGVLSTALAYPVFFTLIRDVGPVRANLVAYVVPIFAAITAWLLFGDGVSLTTAAGFVIVVAGVALLQREVVADELSRAYRRFAATR from the coding sequence ATGAATCTCTCTCACTACCGGAACGCGGGGCTGTTCGTACTGCTGGGCGTCCTCTGGGGGTTCTCCTTCGTCGCCATCAAGGCCGGCCTGGAAGCGCTGCCGCCGGTGTTCTTCGCGGCGCTGCGCTTCGACGTCGCGGTGCCGCTGCTGTTGGCGTTCGTGGCGTGGCGCTACGACGCCGTGCTCCCGCGCACTCGCGCGGACTACGTCGGCATCGCCGTCGGCGCGGCCACCATCATCGCCGCGAACAACGGCCTGCTCTTCCTCGGCCAGCAGTCGATCACGCCCGCTGCGGCGTCCGTGATGTACGGCCTGAACCCAATTCTCGCGCCCGCGTTCGCGTTCGTGCTGCTCGACCAGCGCCTCGACCCGGTGAGTCTGGCGGGCATCGCGCTCGGGCTCGTCGGCGTCGTCGTCATCGTCCAGCCGTCCCCGGAGACGCTCACCGCTGGGTCGACCGTCGGCCAGCTGCTCGTGCTCGGCGCGGCGGCCGCCGTCGCGCTCGGGAGCGTCGTGATGCGGCGCGTCGACGCCACCATCGAGAGCATCCCGCTCACGACGTGGGCGATGGTCGGCGGCGCGGGGCTCCTCCACGCCGCGAGCCTCGGCCTCGGCGAGTCCGTCTCCGGCGCCCTCGTGACGCCGACTGTCGTCTACGCGACGCTCGTGCTCGGCGTGCTGTCGACCGCGCTGGCGTACCCCGTCTTCTTCACGCTCATCCGCGACGTCGGGCCCGTGCGCGCGAACCTCGTGGCGTACGTCGTCCCCATCTTCGCCGCCATCACGGCGTGGCTGCTGTTCGGCGACGGCGTGTCGCTGACGACCGCTGCCGGGTTCGTCATCGTCGTCGCCGGCGTCGCGTTGCTCCAGCGGGAGGTCGTCGCCGACGAGCTCTCGCGGGCGTACCGCCGGTTCGCGGCTACCCGGTGA
- a CDS encoding DUF998 domain-containing protein: MNPDQFRDAAGALLVAGAVLTVLGFVAAEASYPGYSTSAQTISALGAADAPAASQTVFNATMVAAGALLLLATYALRRGDGSRRVTAILAITAVGVAGVGVFPSQTGVPHFVAAMLAFGGVGVAALAAGFEARGAFRALSVGLGALELLALAGFVVLGDGTPLGVGGIERWVAYLGLLWTAAFGGRLTADAGGTGS, encoded by the coding sequence GTGAACCCAGACCAGTTCCGGGACGCCGCCGGCGCGCTGCTCGTCGCGGGCGCCGTCCTCACGGTGCTCGGTTTCGTCGCCGCGGAGGCGTCCTACCCGGGCTACAGCACGTCCGCACAGACGATCAGCGCGCTCGGCGCGGCGGACGCGCCCGCCGCCTCCCAGACCGTGTTCAACGCCACGATGGTCGCCGCCGGCGCCCTGTTGTTGCTGGCGACGTACGCACTCCGTCGCGGCGACGGCTCGCGTCGAGTTACGGCCATCCTCGCAATCACCGCCGTCGGCGTCGCTGGCGTCGGCGTCTTCCCGTCCCAGACCGGCGTGCCGCACTTCGTCGCCGCGATGCTCGCGTTCGGCGGCGTCGGCGTCGCCGCGCTCGCCGCCGGATTCGAGGCCCGCGGCGCGTTCCGCGCTCTCTCGGTGGGGCTGGGCGCGCTCGAACTGCTCGCGCTCGCGGGGTTCGTGGTCCTCGGGGACGGGACGCCGCTGGGCGTCGGCGGCATCGAGCGCTGGGTCGCCTACCTCGGGCTGCTGTGGACCGCGGCGTTCGGCGGCCGGCTCACGGCGGACGCCGGAGGGACGGGTAGCTAG
- a CDS encoding ABC transporter permease encodes MSPPDILRKYPSVLMAWRNLGRNRVRTALAALGVVIGVVAIASLGMAGAALQYQATQNLGGLADEVTVTAGEDNPDGLTETHVRKIRQVSTDADVIPLKGDQTIVAANGEEVRASVTGVTQASALYDAGAGEIPERLESGAVVSSSLATELGLDVGDPVEYGGQLYRIRGVTESPGGFGGGSNTLVLPLSALADQQYYDRVTLVTDGGDAARELAAAVDERLNEREEVVSATTSADALEQINSFLNTLNLALLGIGSISLVVASVAILNVMLMSTIERRGEIGVLRAVGVRRGEVLRMLLTEAGFLGLVGGLAGAVVSLGVGFVIFDALVGDPLLALAWSSSRYLVYGVGFALAASLVSGLYPAWKAANERPVDSLRG; translated from the coding sequence GTGAGCCCGCCCGACATCCTCCGCAAGTACCCGAGCGTGTTGATGGCGTGGCGGAACCTCGGCCGCAACCGCGTCCGCACGGCGCTGGCCGCGCTCGGCGTCGTCATCGGCGTCGTCGCCATCGCGTCGCTGGGGATGGCCGGAGCCGCCCTCCAGTACCAGGCGACCCAGAACCTCGGCGGGCTCGCGGACGAGGTCACGGTCACGGCCGGCGAGGACAACCCGGACGGGCTGACCGAGACGCACGTCCGGAAGATTCGGCAGGTGTCGACGGACGCGGACGTGATTCCGCTGAAGGGCGACCAGACGATCGTCGCGGCGAACGGCGAGGAGGTCCGCGCGAGCGTCACGGGGGTGACGCAGGCGAGCGCGCTCTACGACGCCGGCGCGGGCGAGATCCCCGAGCGCCTCGAATCCGGCGCGGTCGTCAGCAGCAGCCTCGCCACCGAACTCGGCCTCGACGTCGGCGACCCCGTCGAGTACGGCGGCCAGCTGTACCGAATCCGCGGCGTCACCGAGAGCCCGGGCGGCTTCGGCGGCGGGAGCAACACGCTCGTCCTGCCGCTGTCCGCGCTCGCGGACCAGCAGTACTACGACCGCGTCACCCTGGTCACCGACGGGGGCGACGCCGCACGGGAGCTGGCGGCCGCGGTCGACGAGCGCCTCAACGAGCGCGAGGAGGTCGTGAGCGCCACGACGTCCGCCGACGCGCTCGAACAGATCAACTCCTTCCTGAACACCCTGAACCTCGCGCTGCTGGGCATCGGCTCGATTTCGCTGGTGGTCGCCAGCGTGGCGATTCTGAACGTCATGCTGATGAGCACCATCGAGCGGCGCGGCGAAATCGGCGTCCTCCGGGCGGTCGGCGTCCGTCGCGGCGAGGTGCTCCGCATGCTCCTCACGGAGGCGGGGTTCCTCGGCCTGGTCGGCGGGCTCGCTGGCGCGGTCGTCTCGCTGGGCGTGGGCTTCGTCATCTTCGACGCGCTGGTCGGCGACCCGCTGCTCGCGCTCGCCTGGAGCAGCTCACGGTACCTCGTCTACGGCGTCGGCTTCGCGCTCGCGGCGAGCCTCGTGAGCGGGCTCTACCCCGCGTGGAAGGCCGCCAACGAGCGGCCCGTCGACTCGCTGCGCGGCTAG
- a CDS encoding ABC transporter ATP-binding protein, whose amino-acid sequence MSVVELEDVVKRYDSGGETVEALKGVSIHVDRGEMVTVIGPSGSGKSTMMNIIGLLDTPTEGTVRIEGEDVTDYTSDQLTEKRRSSIGFVFQAFHLLPMLTAVENVELPSMWDTTVDRHDRAIDLLRRVGLGDRLEHTPDQLSGGQRQRVAIARALINEPDLLIADEPTGNLDQDTGATILDELTRLKEVENIAIVAVTHDEQLKGYADRVVRLVDGVIQ is encoded by the coding sequence ATGAGCGTCGTCGAACTCGAGGACGTCGTGAAGCGCTACGACAGCGGCGGGGAGACCGTGGAGGCGCTGAAGGGCGTCAGCATCCACGTCGACCGCGGGGAGATGGTCACCGTCATCGGCCCCTCGGGGTCGGGGAAGAGCACGATGATGAACATCATCGGCCTGCTCGACACGCCGACCGAGGGGACGGTCCGCATCGAGGGCGAGGACGTGACCGACTACACGAGCGACCAGCTCACCGAGAAGCGCCGGTCGAGCATCGGGTTCGTTTTCCAGGCGTTCCACCTGCTGCCGATGCTCACCGCCGTCGAGAACGTCGAACTCCCCTCGATGTGGGACACGACCGTCGACCGCCACGACCGCGCGATCGACCTGCTGCGGCGCGTCGGCCTCGGGGACCGCCTCGAACACACGCCGGACCAGCTCTCCGGCGGGCAGCGCCAGCGGGTCGCCATCGCGCGAGCGCTCATCAACGAGCCCGACCTGCTCATCGCCGACGAGCCCACCGGGAACCTCGACCAGGACACGGGCGCCACGATTCTCGACGAGCTGACGCGCCTGAAGGAGGTCGAGAACATCGCCATCGTCGCCGTCACCCACGACGAACAGCTGAAAGGGTACGCCGATCGCGTCGTCCGCCTGGTCGACGGAGTGATACAGTGA
- a CDS encoding NADP-dependent oxidoreductase, which yields MRDSNREWVFAERPEGEPDMDSFELRETDVPSPQHGELLVRVRYLSVDPYMRGRMRDAESYAEPWDVGDPMAGAVVGEVVESESDAYDAGDLVTGNGTWADYSVLDAGEVAPVDPSIADLPAYLGVLGMPGRTAYFGLLEVGDPKPGDTVVVSGAAGAVGSVVGQIAKLNGCRVVGFAGTDEKVDWLTEDLGFDAAINYKDVDDYRAALDDAAPDGVDVYFDNVGGPITDAVFTELNLDARVAVCGQIAHYNDESVPTGPRKLPQLIAPRAKVQGLLVGDYATRFGEASEQLGEWVASGELSHRETVVDGLENAPDAFLGLFSGDNVGKQVVGVAEQPASE from the coding sequence ATGCGTGATTCGAACCGCGAGTGGGTGTTCGCCGAGCGCCCCGAGGGCGAGCCGGACATGGACAGCTTCGAACTCCGCGAGACCGACGTGCCGAGCCCGCAGCACGGCGAGCTCCTCGTTCGCGTGCGCTACCTCTCCGTCGACCCCTACATGCGGGGTCGGATGCGGGACGCCGAATCGTACGCCGAGCCGTGGGACGTCGGCGACCCGATGGCCGGCGCCGTCGTCGGCGAAGTCGTCGAGAGCGAGAGCGACGCGTACGACGCCGGCGACCTCGTGACGGGCAACGGCACGTGGGCGGACTACAGCGTCCTCGACGCCGGGGAGGTCGCGCCCGTCGACCCCTCGATCGCTGACCTCCCGGCGTACCTCGGCGTGCTCGGGATGCCCGGCCGGACGGCGTACTTCGGGCTGCTCGAAGTCGGCGACCCGAAGCCCGGCGACACGGTCGTCGTCTCCGGCGCGGCGGGCGCGGTCGGCTCCGTCGTCGGTCAGATCGCGAAGCTCAACGGCTGTCGCGTCGTCGGCTTCGCGGGCACCGACGAGAAGGTCGACTGGCTCACAGAGGACCTCGGGTTCGACGCCGCGATCAACTACAAGGACGTCGACGACTACCGCGCGGCGCTCGACGACGCTGCCCCCGACGGCGTCGACGTCTACTTCGACAACGTCGGCGGCCCGATCACGGACGCCGTGTTCACGGAGCTGAACCTCGACGCGCGCGTCGCGGTCTGCGGCCAGATCGCTCACTACAACGACGAGAGCGTGCCGACGGGGCCGCGGAAGCTCCCGCAGCTCATCGCGCCGCGCGCGAAAGTACAGGGACTGCTCGTCGGCGACTACGCGACCCGCTTCGGGGAGGCCAGCGAGCAGCTCGGCGAGTGGGTCGCGTCCGGCGAGCTATCCCACCGGGAGACCGTCGTCGACGGGCTCGAGAACGCCCCCGACGCGTTCCTCGGGCTGTTCTCCGGGGACAACGTCGGGAAGCAGGTCGTCGGCGTCGCCGAGCAGCCGGCCTCCGAGTAG
- a CDS encoding aminotransferase class I/II-fold pyridoxal phosphate-dependent enzyme, giving the protein MSFEESERLESVPPSGIRRYFELAEEYDDIISLGVGEPDFAPPWAARDAAIGSLERGQTSYTPNRGLRELREEIAAHTSEKYDLDYDPDEEILVTAGASEALDLAFRAFHDPGDKVAVSQPSYLSYVPGATLAGADVIDVPTRPEDDFKLTPEVLEAAGAAEADTLVMCYPNNPTGATMTREELAPVAEFVREHDLRVFADEIYAALSYEHEHTSIATLPGMRERTVVFNGFSKAYAMTGLRLGYALAPPEAIEAMNRIHQYTMLSAPTTAQHAAIEALRNCESDVAEMRAQYDRRRNFVLSRFEEMGLDCFPASGAFYVFPECPWEDSDAFAEALIEEQGVAVVPGDVFGTGGDGHLRVTYATGLGDLKEALARIEEFID; this is encoded by the coding sequence ATGAGCTTCGAGGAGTCCGAGCGCCTCGAGTCCGTGCCGCCGTCCGGCATCCGCCGGTACTTCGAGCTCGCCGAGGAGTACGACGACATCATCTCGCTCGGCGTGGGCGAACCCGACTTCGCGCCGCCGTGGGCCGCCCGCGACGCCGCCATCGGCTCGCTGGAGCGCGGCCAGACGTCGTACACGCCGAACCGCGGACTGCGGGAGCTCCGCGAGGAGATCGCCGCCCACACGAGCGAGAAGTACGACCTCGACTACGACCCCGACGAGGAGATTCTCGTCACCGCGGGCGCCAGCGAGGCGCTCGATCTGGCGTTCCGGGCGTTCCACGACCCCGGCGACAAGGTCGCAGTCTCCCAGCCGTCGTACCTCTCGTACGTCCCGGGCGCGACGCTCGCGGGCGCCGACGTCATCGACGTGCCGACGCGCCCGGAGGACGACTTCAAGCTCACTCCCGAGGTCCTCGAAGCGGCGGGCGCCGCGGAGGCGGACACGCTCGTGATGTGCTACCCGAACAACCCGACCGGCGCGACGATGACCCGCGAGGAACTGGCGCCGGTCGCGGAGTTCGTCCGCGAGCACGACCTCCGGGTGTTCGCCGACGAGATCTACGCCGCGCTGTCCTACGAGCACGAGCACACCTCCATCGCGACGCTGCCCGGGATGCGCGAGCGCACCGTCGTCTTCAACGGCTTCTCGAAGGCGTACGCGATGACGGGGCTGCGGCTGGGCTACGCGCTCGCGCCGCCCGAGGCCATCGAGGCGATGAACCGCATCCACCAGTACACGATGCTGTCCGCGCCGACGACCGCCCAGCACGCCGCCATCGAGGCGCTGCGGAACTGCGAGAGCGACGTCGCGGAGATGCGCGCGCAGTACGACCGCCGCCGGAACTTCGTGCTCTCGCGCTTCGAGGAGATGGGTCTGGACTGCTTCCCCGCCTCGGGCGCGTTCTACGTGTTCCCCGAGTGCCCGTGGGAGGACAGCGACGCGTTCGCGGAGGCGCTCATCGAGGAGCAGGGCGTCGCGGTCGTCCCCGGCGACGTCTTCGGCACGGGCGGCGACGGCCACCTGCGCGTGACGTACGCCACCGGGCTCGGCGACCTCAAGGAGGCGCTCGCGCGCATCGAGGAATTCATCGACTGA
- a CDS encoding Lrp/AsnC family transcriptional regulator, whose product MSSREQILPLLRENARYSTEDLARQTGLDESEVEATIQELERDGVVKGYRAIVDRDKVEPERVRASVELNVTLDRETGYDDIAERLAKFPEVQGLRLVSGDFDFAMDVEGDSMSEVSHFISEKVAPVPEITQTVTHYIMETYKEGGVEFGDGDDDDRLSISP is encoded by the coding sequence ATGAGCAGTCGCGAGCAGATACTTCCGTTGTTGCGCGAGAACGCCCGCTACTCCACCGAGGACCTGGCGCGACAGACCGGCCTCGACGAATCGGAGGTCGAGGCGACCATCCAGGAGCTCGAACGCGACGGCGTCGTGAAGGGCTACCGAGCCATCGTCGACCGGGACAAGGTCGAGCCCGAGCGCGTCCGCGCGTCCGTGGAGCTGAACGTCACGCTCGACCGCGAGACGGGCTACGACGACATCGCCGAGCGCCTCGCGAAGTTCCCCGAGGTGCAGGGCCTGCGGCTGGTCAGCGGGGACTTCGACTTCGCGATGGACGTCGAGGGCGACTCGATGAGCGAGGTCTCGCACTTCATCAGCGAGAAGGTCGCGCCCGTCCCCGAGATCACCCAGACTGTCACCCACTACATCATGGAGACGTACAAGGAGGGCGGCGTCGAGTTCGGCGACGGCGACGACGACGACCGGCTGTCGATCTCGCCATGA